In Fundulus heteroclitus isolate FHET01 chromosome 16, MU-UCD_Fhet_4.1, whole genome shotgun sequence, a single genomic region encodes these proteins:
- the baiap2a gene encoding brain-specific angiogenesis inhibitor 1-associated protein 2a isoform X5 — translation MPWSEWVNWQVRVKEPKIWRQTVGDVLFQMAEVHRQIQVQLEEMLKCFHNELLSELEKKVELDARYLTAALKKYQLEHKSKGDGLEKCQGELKKLRRKSQGSKNPSKYGDKEMQFVETISNKQTELDTFIAEGYKTALSEERRRYCFLVDRQCAVAKNSSAYYGKGKDLLTQKIPVWQQACSDPNKLPDRAMLLAQQMGSAALGGTSPLHSSKSNLVISDPIPGAQPLPVPPELAVFMGSGLGHPARLMGPDGMSMVNGTTGVHGEEYWTDGGTMSVSQVRPSSPQTQAPGQSQVQPQRQVSDVYSNTLPVRRPAPAKNKNPVGETRTLPRSSSMAAGLEKNGRSRVQAIFSHAAGDNSTLLSFSEGDVITLLVPEARDGWHYGENEKNKMRGWFPFSYTRVLPESDGDKLRVNSSLHHGKSSSTGNLLENDGSLPTPDYGLTARLLAQSLAQTRPRPYSMAGFAPQPAIEDYDSRFATSSGWWVEDCVERETPSGAYLLGMQRYGL, via the exons AGGCAGACTGTAG GGGACGTGCTGTTCCAGATGGCTGAGGTCCACAGACAGATCCAAGTGCAGCTAGAGGAAATG cTGAAATGCTTTCACAATGAGTTGCTTTCTGAGCTTGAGAAGAAGGTGGAGCTGGATGCTCGCTACTTGACT GCCGCCTTGAAAAAGTACCAGCTCGAACACAAGAGCAAAGGGGACGGTCTGGAAAAATGCCAGGGTGAACTGAAGAAGCTCCGAAGGAAGAGCCAAGGTAGTAAGAACCCTTCAAAGTATGGAGACAAGGAGATGCAG TTTGTGGAGACCATTAGCAATAAGCAGACAGAACTAGACACCTTCATCGCTGAGGGCTACAAGACGGCTTTGTCCGAGGAACGTCGCAGATACTGCTTCCTCGTGGATCGACAATGTGCTGTGGCCAAAAATAGCAGCGCGTACTATGGAAAG GGGAAAGACCTTTTGACCCAGAAGATCCCAGTGTGGCAGCAGGCCTGCTCAGATCCCAATAAACTCCCAGACAGAGCCATGCTGCTGGCCCAGCAGATGGGTTCTGCTGCTCTTGGGGGCACAAGTCCCCTGCACTCCTCCAAATCCAATCTGGTCATCTCAGACCCCATACCGGGGGCTCAGCCTCTTCCTGTTCCCCCAGAGCTGGCTGTTTTCATGGGCAGCGGTCTTGGACACCCAGCG AGGCTGATGGGCCCTGATGGCATGTCCATGGTCAATGGAACGACAGGAGTGCACGGCGAGGAGTACTGGACAGATGGGGGTACGATGTCTGTGTCTCAAGTTAGGCCTTCTTCCCCTCAGACTCAGGCACCGGGCCAGTCCCAGGTGCAGCCCCAGAGACAAGTCAGCGACGTCTACTCTAATACCCTCCCTGTCCGTAGGCCCGCTCCAGCCAAGAATAAAAACCCCGTGG GAGAGACACGGACCCTGCCCAGGTCCAGTTCCATGGCAGCCGGACTGGAAAAGAACGGGCGCTCCCGCGTCCAAGCCATTTTCTCGCATGCCGCAGGCGACAACAGCACCTTGCTAAGCTTCTCCGAGGGAGATGTCATCACCCTGCTAGTGCCTGAGGCCCGCGATGGCTGGCACTAtggagaaaatgagaaaaacaagat GCGGGGCTGGTTTCCATTCTCCTACACTCGTGTGCTCCCTGAGAGTGATGGAGACAAGCTCAGAGTAAA TTCCAGTCTTCATCATGGTAAAAGCAGCAGCACAGGGAACCTGCTGGAGAACGACGGATCACTGCCCACACCTGACTATGGCCTAACTGCTCGACTGTTGGCACAGAGCTTAGCACAGACCCGCCCACGCCCCTACAGCATGGCAGGGTTTGCACCACAG CCTGCCATTGAGGATTACGACAGCCGCTTTGCCACAAG TAGCGGCTGGTGGGTGGAGGATTGCGTTGAGCGCGAAACCCCGAGCGGGGCCTACCTGCTCGGCATGCAGCGATACGGACTCTGA